In the genome of Polaribacter sp. MED152, one region contains:
- a CDS encoding crotonase/enoyl-CoA hydratase family protein: protein MNEFVTYQSEENYAIITINNGKANAISHEVIAGLNAGLDKADKEDKVVILTGTDGIFSGGFDLKVMTKSPESAIELVTKGSKLSLRMLSFSKPIILACNGHAIAKGAFLLLSVDYRIGVEGDFKIGLNEVLIGMTMHNAGIAIANARLSEVYLNRSVNNAEIFNPKDAVKAGFLDMIVPETHLIPTAKKVAEMFTKLNKKAHAETKLKVRQHHLNNLENAILEDAKNSISLDA, encoded by the coding sequence ATGAACGAATTTGTAACTTATCAATCAGAAGAAAACTACGCAATAATTACTATTAATAACGGAAAAGCGAATGCGATTTCTCACGAAGTTATTGCAGGTTTAAATGCAGGCTTAGATAAAGCTGACAAAGAAGATAAGGTAGTTATTCTAACAGGTACAGATGGTATTTTTTCTGGAGGTTTCGATTTAAAAGTGATGACAAAATCACCTGAATCTGCCATAGAATTAGTAACCAAAGGTTCTAAACTTTCTTTAAGAATGTTGTCTTTTTCTAAACCAATAATTTTAGCTTGTAATGGTCATGCTATTGCTAAAGGTGCATTTTTATTATTATCTGTAGATTATAGAATTGGTGTAGAAGGCGATTTTAAAATTGGACTAAATGAAGTGCTAATTGGAATGACCATGCATAATGCTGGTATTGCCATTGCTAATGCAAGACTATCTGAAGTATATTTAAACAGAAGTGTTAATAATGCTGAAATCTTTAATCCTAAAGACGCTGTAAAAGCAGGTTTTTTAGACATGATTGTGCCTGAAACTCACTTAATACCTACTGCAAAAAAGGTTGCTGAAATGTTTACTAAACTAAACAAGAAAGCACATGCTGAAACAAAACTAAAAGTAAGACAGCATCATTTAAATAACTTAGAAAACGCAATTCTTGAAGACGCTAAAAACAGTATTTCTTTAGACGCTTAA
- a CDS encoding DUF1684 domain-containing protein, translating into MKRLFLPSLIVLILIISCNSKDKRPLLGDTPYQQKLNASFKDATSSPLKKIDIKVFKGLDFFPVDSNFIVTAKLTKIENAPIFKMATTTDRTPLYKEYGVLDFTINNKALQLTVYQSQEDLEDEQYKDYLFIPFTDETSGNESYGGGRYMDVMLTDIKNDQTIQLNFNNTYNPYCAYNEKFSCPITPRKNHLDIEIKAGIKDFKKH; encoded by the coding sequence ATGAAAAGACTATTTCTACCTAGTTTAATTGTTTTAATATTGATAATATCTTGCAATTCTAAAGATAAAAGACCTTTGTTAGGTGATACTCCATATCAACAAAAATTGAATGCAAGTTTTAAAGATGCTACATCATCACCTTTAAAAAAGATAGATATTAAGGTTTTTAAGGGCTTAGATTTTTTTCCTGTAGATTCAAACTTTATTGTCACAGCAAAACTTACTAAAATCGAAAATGCGCCTATTTTTAAAATGGCAACTACTACAGATAGAACTCCTTTATATAAAGAATATGGAGTTTTAGATTTTACGATTAATAATAAGGCATTACAACTTACAGTATATCAAAGTCAAGAGGATTTAGAAGATGAGCAGTATAAAGATTATCTGTTTATCCCTTTTACAGATGAAACTTCTGGCAATGAATCTTATGGAGGAGGTCGTTATATGGATGTTATGTTAACTGATATTAAAAATGATCAAACAATTCAACTCAATTTTAACAACACCTATAACCCTTATTGCGCTTATAATGAAAAGTTTTCTTGCCCAATTACACCAAGAAAAAATCATTTAGATATAGAAATAAAAGCGGGTATTAAAGATTTTAAAAAGCATTAA
- a CDS encoding TIGR00730 family Rossman fold protein: protein MKRVVVFCGSSIGFNPVYKKAAKSLGHYFATHNIGLVYGGGKIGMMGVLADTILENEGEVIGVIPKLLEKVEVIHAGVEEMIVCKNMSERKVIMSKLVDGYITLPGGFGTLDELFEALTLNQLHIEQKPVGLLNINGFFDAILMQIDKMVEEGYVRPENRKLLIVANTVDDLMIKMQQYVAPELGHVIQKVVK from the coding sequence ATGAAAAGAGTAGTTGTGTTTTGTGGTTCTAGTATAGGTTTTAATCCTGTTTACAAAAAAGCCGCAAAATCTTTGGGGCACTATTTTGCAACTCATAATATTGGGTTAGTTTATGGTGGAGGTAAAATAGGAATGATGGGTGTTTTAGCAGATACCATTTTAGAAAATGAAGGTGAAGTTATTGGAGTAATACCTAAACTTTTAGAAAAGGTTGAAGTGATTCATGCAGGTGTAGAAGAAATGATTGTTTGTAAAAACATGAGTGAGCGTAAAGTAATCATGAGTAAATTGGTAGATGGTTACATTACACTTCCTGGTGGTTTTGGTACTTTAGATGAGCTTTTTGAAGCACTTACCTTAAACCAATTGCATATAGAACAAAAGCCTGTAGGTTTGCTGAATATTAACGGATTTTTTGATGCCATTTTAATGCAAATTGATAAAATGGTTGAAGAAGGTTATGTGAGACCAGAAAATAGAAAGCTCTTAATTGTTGCAAATACTGTAGATGATTTAATGATAAAAATGCAGCAATATGTTGCTCCAGAGTTAGGGCATGTAATTCAAAAAGTGGTAAAATAG
- a CDS encoding MFS transporter: MKNILTNYVNTFKGLSKEVWWLSLITLVNRAGTMVIPFLSLYLNKNLGFSLANVGWILSFWGLGSVLGTWLGGKLTDKIGYYKVMFSSLLISGIFFILLQTLSTFESFCLGILLTMLAADAFRPAMFVALNAYSKPENKTRSVTLIRLAINLGFSAGPAIGGIIITGIGYYALFWVDGITCILASLVLVFVLHPKKVKELDNVIVEKPVSVYKDKAFWIFFIGMFIFGFTFMQYFSTMPLYYKDIRNLSEFEIGLLMGFNGFFIFVFEMPLIHWLENLKKDKIKLVALGLFLVSLSFVILLTTSWIGVLFVGILLMTIGEMIAFPFSNAFAMERGKKGNQGEYMAMYAISFSLASIFSHNSGMQMISFIGYELTWLFMTVFAFLGVAILMALKHFVLKKEQPTI; the protein is encoded by the coding sequence ATGAAAAATATTCTAACCAATTATGTAAACACCTTTAAAGGCCTTTCTAAAGAGGTTTGGTGGCTTTCATTAATTACTTTGGTGAATAGAGCAGGAACAATGGTAATTCCGTTTTTATCTTTATACCTTAATAAAAATTTAGGGTTTAGCTTAGCAAATGTAGGTTGGATATTATCTTTTTGGGGATTAGGTTCTGTTTTAGGCACATGGCTTGGAGGAAAACTGACAGACAAAATAGGCTATTATAAAGTAATGTTTAGCAGTTTACTAATCTCAGGAATATTCTTTATTTTATTACAAACCCTGTCTACTTTTGAGTCTTTTTGTCTTGGAATATTATTAACAATGCTAGCAGCAGATGCTTTTAGACCTGCAATGTTTGTTGCTCTAAATGCCTACAGTAAACCAGAAAACAAAACCAGATCTGTAACTTTGATTCGTTTGGCAATCAATCTTGGTTTTTCTGCTGGACCTGCAATTGGTGGAATAATTATTACAGGTATTGGTTATTATGCACTTTTTTGGGTTGATGGCATTACTTGCATTTTAGCATCCTTGGTATTAGTATTTGTTTTACATCCTAAAAAAGTAAAAGAACTAGATAATGTTATTGTAGAAAAACCAGTATCAGTTTATAAAGACAAAGCATTTTGGATCTTTTTTATAGGAATGTTCATCTTCGGATTTACTTTTATGCAATACTTTTCTACAATGCCATTATATTACAAAGACATTAGAAATTTAAGCGAATTCGAAATTGGCTTACTCATGGGTTTTAATGGTTTTTTCATTTTCGTTTTTGAAATGCCACTTATTCATTGGTTAGAAAATTTGAAAAAAGATAAGATAAAGCTTGTTGCTTTAGGTCTATTTTTAGTCTCATTAAGTTTTGTTATCCTTTTAACTACATCTTGGATAGGAGTTTTATTTGTAGGCATTTTGTTGATGACCATTGGAGAAATGATTGCTTTTCCTTTCTCAAATGCTTTTGCAATGGAAAGAGGTAAAAAAGGCAATCAAGGAGAATATATGGCTATGTATGCAATATCATTTTCGCTAGCTAGTATTTTTAGCCATAACTCAGGAATGCAAATGATTAGTTTTATAGGCTATGAATTAACTTGGTTATTTATGACAGTATTTGCTTTTTTAGGTGTTGCTATTCTAATGGCATTAAAACACTTTGTTTTAAAGAAAGAACAACCAACTATATAA
- a CDS encoding DoxX family protein, with product MVKQKDTFINILVQISRIIVGGLFIFSGFVKLVDPIGSQYKFEEYFSEGVLNLEFLIPYALPFAIFLIIAEIVLGVALLVGWKRKFTVNSLKLIILFFLFLTWYSAYFDKVTDCGCFGDAIKLTPWETFWKDVILTILIFFIGFKIKFINPILPRNNNGFIVFLSLLISAAITWYVLVNLPIIDFRAYAIGTNIPEGMEYKNDGKIPPIHDFFLEDSQNDLAPQILAKEKVILVIMPSLEKSNYSAFPEIKKLATDAKAKGYSIYGVSASFSDIIDLTKERYQLDFEFLFCDETTLKTMIRSNPGIMILNKGTIVDKKNWRNIDQLDL from the coding sequence ATGGTAAAACAAAAAGATACATTCATCAATATTTTAGTCCAAATTTCTAGAATTATTGTTGGAGGATTATTTATTTTCTCTGGATTTGTGAAGTTGGTAGATCCTATTGGTTCTCAATACAAATTTGAAGAATATTTTTCTGAAGGTGTACTAAATTTAGAGTTTCTGATACCTTATGCCTTACCTTTTGCAATATTTTTAATTATTGCAGAAATAGTTTTAGGTGTTGCTCTTTTAGTAGGTTGGAAACGAAAATTTACCGTAAACAGCTTAAAACTAATTATTCTATTCTTTCTATTTTTAACTTGGTACTCTGCTTATTTTGATAAAGTTACAGATTGTGGCTGCTTTGGTGATGCTATTAAACTTACGCCTTGGGAGACCTTTTGGAAAGATGTAATACTAACCATTTTAATATTCTTTATTGGTTTTAAAATAAAATTTATCAACCCTATTTTACCGAGGAATAACAATGGCTTTATTGTCTTTTTATCATTATTAATATCAGCAGCAATTACTTGGTATGTTTTGGTTAATTTACCAATTATTGACTTTAGAGCATATGCTATTGGTACAAATATTCCTGAAGGAATGGAATATAAAAATGATGGTAAAATTCCACCAATTCATGATTTCTTTTTAGAAGATTCCCAAAACGATTTGGCTCCACAAATTTTAGCAAAAGAAAAAGTTATTTTAGTAATTATGCCTAGTTTGGAAAAGTCGAATTACAGTGCATTTCCAGAAATTAAAAAGTTAGCTACAGATGCTAAAGCAAAAGGCTACAGCATTTACGGTGTTTCTGCCTCTTTTTCTGATATCATAGATTTAACCAAAGAGCGTTATCAACTAGATTTTGAATTTTTATTTTGTGATGAAACTACTTTAAAAACCATGATAAGATCTAATCCTGGAATTATGATTTTAAATAAAGGTACTATAGTAGACAAGAAAAATTGGAGAAACATTGATCAATTAGATTTGTAA
- the apaG gene encoding Co2+/Mg2+ efflux protein ApaG, with amino-acid sequence MIEQVTKGIRISVKTKFNGTSYRNNRLYYVFAYFITIENHSLETVQLTDRFWKIYDSLNKTEIVEGEGVVGQSPVLQPNDHYSYSSGCFLESNIGAMNGYYKMINTNTLEEFKVYIPTFQLATTILSN; translated from the coding sequence ATGATTGAGCAAGTAACAAAAGGCATTCGAATTTCTGTAAAAACGAAATTTAATGGTACAAGCTATAGAAACAATAGATTGTATTACGTTTTTGCCTACTTTATTACTATAGAAAATCATTCTTTAGAAACAGTGCAACTTACAGACCGATTTTGGAAAATTTACGACAGTTTAAATAAAACCGAAATTGTAGAAGGTGAAGGTGTTGTTGGTCAAAGCCCTGTATTACAACCAAATGATCATTACTCTTACAGTTCTGGCTGCTTTTTAGAATCTAATATTGGTGCCATGAACGGATATTACAAAATGATAAACACCAATACTTTAGAAGAATTTAAAGTTTACATACCTACGTTTCAACTTGCAACAACCATATTATCAAACTAA
- a CDS encoding calcium/sodium antiporter, whose translation MNFLLIIVGLVLLILGGDWLLKSAVALSLKLKISKVVIGMTVVSFATSAPELIVSINAALTGSSDLALGNVIGSNVANLGLVLGITLLLGSMGVSKDFYKLNWPVMMIASLLLYFFLLSDSVIVWWEGLFLFVFLICFIVYLLRSQKEFDLDDIIEEEILLPNHKTFFYFLIGGLGLWGGSELLIKGATSLALEFGVTERVIGVTLVSIGTSVPELAASVIAVLKKEKAISLGNLIGSNIFNILAVIGITSIITPVSLSDQRLLSSDILWMLAISFSILPMVLLPKKFKLNWVNGVLLLGAYCAFIYVII comes from the coding sequence ATGAATTTTTTACTAATTATTGTTGGTTTAGTATTGTTAATTTTAGGTGGAGACTGGTTGTTAAAATCGGCAGTAGCATTATCGCTTAAATTAAAAATTTCTAAAGTTGTAATAGGGATGACAGTAGTTTCTTTTGCTACTTCTGCTCCTGAACTTATTGTTAGTATAAACGCAGCTTTAACTGGCTCATCAGATTTGGCTTTAGGTAATGTAATTGGCTCTAATGTTGCTAATTTAGGTTTGGTGCTAGGTATTACTTTGTTATTAGGTTCTATGGGGGTTAGTAAAGACTTTTACAAGTTGAATTGGCCTGTAATGATGATAGCTTCATTGTTATTATATTTCTTTCTTTTGAGTGATTCTGTAATTGTTTGGTGGGAAGGTTTGTTTCTGTTTGTATTCTTAATCTGTTTTATTGTCTATTTACTGCGTTCCCAAAAAGAGTTTGATCTTGATGATATTATAGAAGAAGAAATTCTATTACCTAATCATAAAACATTCTTTTACTTTTTAATAGGTGGTTTAGGCCTTTGGGGAGGATCAGAATTATTGATTAAAGGAGCAACTTCGTTAGCATTAGAATTTGGAGTAACTGAGAGAGTAATAGGAGTTACCTTAGTTTCTATAGGAACAAGTGTGCCTGAGTTAGCAGCTTCTGTAATTGCAGTTCTTAAAAAAGAAAAAGCCATTTCACTAGGAAATTTAATTGGCTCTAACATATTTAATATACTTGCTGTAATTGGTATTACTTCAATAATAACTCCTGTGTCATTATCAGATCAAAGATTGTTGTCAAGTGATATTTTATGGATGTTAGCTATTTCATTTAGTATTTTGCCAATGGTTCTACTGCCAAAGAAATTCAAACTCAATTGGGTAAATGGTGTACTTTTGTTGGGTGCTTATTGTGCTTTTATTTACGTAATTATATAG
- a CDS encoding DUF5103 domain-containing protein yields the protein MKKFIFIIITLLSSIQGYNQEIKSIQLRALGDDVYTSIVPLGTTLELSFDDLEADGKDYQYRIEHMTHDWQKSRLLSSQFIDGFDENTIINVTNSFNTLQSYSHYEVRIPNANTVITKSGNYLLSVLDDDDDVVFTRKFVLYESAATIGIQVSRSRNAKTLNKQQTLEFSVNYPNLRINNPQQEINVAILKNENWNEKITDLQPTFFKPNQLKYTYSNQTNFWGGNEYLNFDSKFLRNKSINIVRIEKGDVFQHYVYPFTYDPYLTYRYNPDINGQFVFRTLDGNDARTEADYARMHFTINADEPFADKQVHVYGAFNNFEIEDETQLEYDFNNSMYSGSVLLKQGFYNYTFATVDESGNVNTNEINGTFFQTENEYTVIVYFKPFGSLYDRVIGVGNATFNQNR from the coding sequence ATGAAGAAATTTATATTCATTATTATCACGCTATTATCTAGCATTCAGGGCTACAATCAAGAAATAAAATCTATTCAATTAAGGGCTTTGGGTGATGATGTTTACACTTCAATTGTACCATTAGGAACTACCTTAGAACTTTCTTTTGATGATTTAGAGGCTGATGGAAAAGATTATCAATATAGAATTGAACACATGACACACGATTGGCAAAAAAGCAGATTGCTTTCGAGTCAGTTTATAGATGGATTTGACGAAAATACCATAATTAATGTCACCAATTCTTTTAATACTTTACAAAGTTATTCGCATTATGAAGTAAGAATTCCCAATGCAAATACAGTAATTACAAAAAGTGGTAATTACCTTTTATCCGTTTTAGACGATGATGATGACGTTGTTTTTACGCGTAAATTCGTGTTATACGAAAGTGCAGCAACAATAGGTATTCAAGTGTCTAGAAGTAGAAATGCCAAAACATTAAATAAACAACAAACTCTCGAATTTAGTGTTAATTATCCTAATTTAAGAATCAACAATCCACAGCAGGAAATTAATGTAGCTATTTTAAAAAATGAAAATTGGAATGAAAAAATTACTGATTTACAACCTACATTTTTTAAACCTAATCAATTAAAATATACTTACTCTAACCAAACTAACTTTTGGGGTGGTAATGAGTACTTAAATTTTGACAGCAAGTTCTTAAGAAACAAAAGCATCAATATTGTTAGAATTGAAAAAGGTGATGTATTTCAGCATTACGTATATCCTTTTACTTATGATCCTTATTTAACCTATAGATATAACCCAGATATTAATGGGCAATTCGTTTTTAGAACTTTAGACGGAAATGATGCCAGAACTGAAGCAGATTATGCAAGAATGCATTTTACCATAAATGCAGACGAGCCTTTTGCAGACAAACAGGTGCACGTATATGGTGCCTTCAATAATTTTGAAATTGAAGATGAAACTCAACTAGAATATGATTTTAACAATAGCATGTATTCTGGAAGTGTACTGCTGAAACAAGGCTTTTATAATTATACATTTGCTACAGTTGATGAATCTGGAAACGTAAACACCAACGAAATTAATGGCACCTTTTTTCAGACCGAAAATGAATACACAGTCATTGTTTATTTTAAACCTTTTGGCAGTTTATATGATAGAGTTATAGGTGTTGGAAATGCTACTTTTAATCAAAATAGATAA
- a CDS encoding YgiQ family radical SAM protein yields the protein MQETKKHQLTDWLPTTNREVKIRGWDQLDVILFSGDAYVDHPSFGPAVIGRILESYGLRVAIVPQPNVNDNLQDFEKLGKPRLFFGCTGGCMDPMVSNYTASKKRRDKDAYTPNGDKGFRPDYATSVYSRILKDKFPDVPVLIGGIEASLRRVTHYDYWSDKLLPTILETSRADMLVYGMGEQPLREIVTLLQKGVPFSSLKNIKQTAVLIDQKEEKLPVINDWEDVTINSHEACLKDKKTFASNFKVIEQESNKLKARRILQDVKGKTLVINPPFPTMTEKEIDGSFDLPYTRLPHPKYDKRGPIPAFEMIKFSINIHRGCFGGCSFCTISAHQGKFIASRSQESVLREVDKVANMPDFKGYLSDIGGPSANMYQMKGKVQSICDKCVAPSCISPVICSNLDTSHKPLTDLYQAVDKHPKIKKSFIGSGIRHDMLVPEFNKNADPKELDAYTEEVMTKHVSGRLKVAPEHTSDPVLKLMRKPSFTYFHKFKERFDRINIRKKLNLQLIPYFISSHPASEVEDMANLAAETKNMGFQLEQVQGFTPTPMTVATVIYYSGYHPYTLKPTRTPKTKKEKEDQHKFFFWYKKENKDWIRNTLNKVGRQDLLNVLLPENKSWQKNKKAKPAKNTFDDAVPFNRRKKKVTRSSSKKRRR from the coding sequence ATGCAAGAAACAAAAAAACATCAATTAACAGATTGGTTACCAACTACAAACAGGGAAGTTAAAATCCGTGGATGGGATCAATTAGATGTTATTTTATTTAGTGGAGATGCTTATGTAGATCATCCTTCTTTTGGGCCAGCAGTAATTGGTCGAATTTTAGAAAGCTATGGTTTACGAGTTGCTATTGTGCCTCAGCCAAATGTAAATGATAATTTACAAGATTTTGAAAAACTGGGTAAGCCAAGACTATTTTTTGGTTGTACTGGTGGTTGTATGGATCCTATGGTTTCTAACTACACAGCTAGCAAAAAAAGAAGAGATAAAGATGCATACACACCAAATGGTGATAAAGGTTTTAGACCAGACTATGCAACATCTGTGTATTCTAGAATATTAAAAGATAAATTTCCTGATGTACCAGTTTTAATTGGTGGTATAGAAGCTTCTTTAAGAAGAGTAACTCATTATGATTATTGGTCTGATAAATTGTTACCTACTATTTTAGAAACCTCAAGGGCAGATATGCTTGTTTACGGAATGGGTGAACAGCCTTTGCGTGAAATTGTAACTTTATTGCAAAAAGGAGTGCCTTTTTCTAGTTTAAAAAACATTAAACAAACTGCAGTTTTAATTGATCAGAAAGAAGAGAAATTACCTGTTATAAATGATTGGGAGGATGTAACTATCAATTCTCATGAAGCCTGTTTGAAAGACAAAAAGACGTTCGCCTCTAATTTTAAAGTGATAGAGCAAGAGTCTAATAAATTAAAAGCGAGAAGGATTTTACAGGATGTTAAAGGTAAAACCTTAGTTATTAATCCGCCCTTTCCAACAATGACAGAAAAGGAGATTGATGGTTCTTTTGATTTGCCTTACACAAGATTACCACATCCAAAATATGATAAACGTGGACCTATACCTGCGTTTGAAATGATTAAATTTTCTATTAATATACATAGAGGATGTTTTGGTGGATGTAGCTTTTGTACAATTTCTGCACATCAAGGAAAATTTATTGCAAGTAGGAGCCAAGAATCTGTTTTGAGAGAAGTAGATAAGGTTGCAAATATGCCAGACTTTAAAGGTTATTTGTCTGATATTGGTGGGCCTTCTGCAAACATGTATCAAATGAAAGGTAAAGTACAATCTATCTGTGATAAGTGTGTTGCTCCAAGTTGTATTTCGCCTGTAATTTGTTCTAATTTAGATACCTCTCATAAACCGTTAACAGATTTATATCAAGCAGTAGATAAACATCCGAAGATTAAAAAATCTTTTATAGGTAGTGGAATTAGACATGATATGTTGGTTCCTGAATTTAATAAAAATGCAGATCCTAAAGAATTGGATGCTTATACAGAAGAGGTAATGACCAAGCATGTTTCTGGTCGTTTAAAAGTAGCGCCAGAACACACTTCAGATCCTGTTTTAAAATTAATGCGTAAACCATCTTTTACGTATTTTCATAAGTTTAAAGAACGTTTTGATAGAATTAATATTAGGAAGAAATTGAACTTACAATTAATTCCGTATTTTATTTCTAGTCATCCTGCAAGTGAAGTGGAAGATATGGCTAACTTGGCTGCTGAAACTAAAAATATGGGCTTTCAGCTAGAACAAGTTCAAGGTTTTACGCCAACTCCAATGACGGTTGCTACAGTAATTTATTATTCAGGGTATCATCCTTATACATTAAAACCAACTAGAACTCCTAAGACTAAAAAGGAGAAAGAAGATCAGCATAAATTTTTCTTTTGGTATAAAAAGGAAAATAAAGATTGGATTAGAAATACCTTAAATAAAGTAGGAAGACAAGATTTGTTAAATGTTTTGTTGCCAGAAAATAAATCGTGGCAAAAGAATAAAAAGGCAAAGCCTGCTAAAAACACTTTTGATGATGCTGTCCCTTTTAATAGAAGAAAAAAGAAAGTAACTCGTAGTTCTTCTAAAAAAAGACGAAGATAA
- the folP gene encoding dihydropteroate synthase — protein MTINCKGNLIDLASPKVMGILNITPDSFYDGGKYKDENAILRQVDKMLEEGATFIDVGAYSSRPGAAHISEEEELKRILPVVDLLVKNFPDIILSIDTFRSAVARATIGSGAALINDISGGNMDDQMFATVADLQVPYVLMHMLGTPQNMQKNPVYEDVTKEIISFFAAQIFKLHQLKLNDVIIDVGFGFGKTLEHNFEILKNLSLFKSLDAPILAGVSRKSMLYKTLDVSAKEALNATTSANTIALLNGANILRVHDVKEALEAVKIVQQIK, from the coding sequence ATGACGATTAACTGCAAAGGCAATTTGATAGATTTAGCTTCTCCAAAAGTTATGGGGATTTTAAACATAACTCCAGATTCTTTTTATGATGGAGGAAAGTACAAAGACGAAAACGCCATTTTAAGACAAGTTGATAAAATGTTAGAAGAAGGTGCAACATTTATAGATGTTGGTGCCTATTCTTCTAGACCAGGAGCAGCACATATTTCTGAAGAAGAAGAATTAAAAAGAATTTTACCAGTAGTTGATTTGTTGGTAAAAAACTTTCCAGACATTATTCTTTCTATAGATACATTTAGAAGCGCTGTTGCTAGAGCCACAATAGGTTCTGGTGCAGCACTAATTAATGATATTTCAGGTGGTAATATGGATGACCAAATGTTTGCAACTGTTGCAGATTTGCAAGTTCCATACGTTTTAATGCATATGTTAGGTACACCACAAAATATGCAGAAAAATCCTGTTTATGAAGATGTAACAAAAGAGATAATTTCCTTTTTTGCAGCACAGATTTTTAAATTACATCAATTAAAGTTAAATGATGTAATCATTGATGTTGGTTTTGGTTTTGGTAAAACGTTAGAACATAACTTTGAGATTTTAAAAAACTTATCACTTTTCAAAAGTTTAGATGCACCTATTTTGGCAGGTGTTTCTAGAAAATCGATGTTGTACAAAACTTTAGATGTTTCTGCTAAAGAAGCCTTAAATGCAACCACTTCTGCAAACACTATTGCTTTGTTAAATGGTGCAAATATTCTACGAGTGCATGATGTAAAAGAAGCTTTAGAGGCTGTAAAAATTGTACAGCAAATAAAATAA
- a CDS encoding DUF2007 domain-containing protein, producing MEIEYIKVFTGSSILVNRLNSLLEEANIKTIIKDRVNSGNLAGFGALGNSIELYAANTDLDKANAVVENFKNEINS from the coding sequence ATGGAAATAGAATATATTAAAGTATTTACAGGAAGCTCTATTTTAGTTAATAGACTAAATTCTTTGTTAGAAGAAGCAAACATTAAAACCATTATAAAAGACAGGGTAAACTCAGGAAATTTAGCTGGCTTTGGAGCCTTGGGTAATTCTATAGAGCTGTATGCTGCCAATACAGATTTAGATAAAGCAAATGCAGTTGTAGAAAATTTTAAGAATGAAATAAATTCATAA
- a CDS encoding DUF1599 domain-containing protein, with translation MQDTSKQYDAVVEECRSLFIKKMTDYGSAWRILRLPSLTDQIFIKAQRIRQLQENDVRKVDEGEKSEFIGIINYSVMALIQLEKGVVENPDLSTEEATLLYDKHVKITKELMMNKNHDYGEAWRDMRVSSLTDLILQKLLRVKQIEDNKGKTIVSEGIDANYQDMINYAVFAMIHLQN, from the coding sequence ATGCAAGACACCTCAAAACAATATGATGCTGTAGTTGAAGAATGCAGAAGTTTATTCATAAAAAAAATGACAGATTATGGAAGTGCTTGGCGTATTTTACGTTTGCCTTCATTAACAGATCAAATATTTATAAAAGCACAACGAATTAGACAATTACAAGAGAATGATGTTCGTAAAGTAGATGAAGGTGAAAAGTCTGAATTTATTGGTATTATCAACTATTCTGTAATGGCTTTAATTCAACTAGAAAAAGGTGTGGTTGAAAATCCAGATTTGTCTACTGAAGAAGCTACTTTACTTTATGATAAGCACGTGAAAATTACCAAAGAATTAATGATGAATAAAAATCATGATTATGGAGAAGCTTGGAGAGATATGCGTGTTTCTAGTTTAACCGATTTAATTCTTCAAAAATTACTTCGTGTAAAACAAATAGAAGATAATAAAGGAAAAACAATTGTATCTGAAGGTATTGATGCCAACTACCAAGACATGATCAATTATGCTGTTTTTGCAATGATTCATTTGCAGAATTAA
- the crcB gene encoding fluoride efflux transporter CrcB yields the protein MKSLFLVFIGGGFGSVLRYIIGKWLNNTETGVPYGTFAANILGSLLIGLILGYAAKNDAISENHTLLLATGFCGGFTTFSTFAYENHVFLKSGDFTSFAFYTIVSFITGFLAVFAGMYLIKLI from the coding sequence ATGAAAAGCTTATTTCTTGTTTTTATTGGTGGAGGGTTTGGAAGCGTTTTGCGATACATCATTGGCAAATGGCTAAACAACACTGAAACAGGAGTGCCTTATGGCACTTTTGCTGCAAATATTTTAGGTAGCCTTTTAATAGGTTTGATTTTAGGATATGCAGCAAAAAACGATGCCATTTCAGAAAATCATACATTATTATTGGCAACAGGTTTTTGTGGTGGCTTTACTACCTTTTCTACTTTTGCGTACGAGAATCATGTATTCTTAAAATCAGGAGATTTTACCTCATTTGCATTCTATACAATTGTCAGTTTTATCACAGGTTTCTTAGCTGTTTTTGCAGGAATGTACCTTATTAAATTAATATAA